Proteins co-encoded in one Streptomyces sp. JH34 genomic window:
- a CDS encoding TIGR03936 family radical SAM-associated protein, with protein sequence MQRIRLRYTKRGRLRFTSHRDFQRAFERALRRSEVPMAYSAGFTPHPKVSYANAAPTGTGSEAEFLEIALTEARDPGTLRELLDASMPDGLDVIDAVEARTSGLADRLTASVWEMRLDGVAAEDAEKAVVAFMGAETVEVQRRAKNGMRTFDARAAVVDLQALDPQPDRSGDRPCAILRLVVRHVTPAVRPDDVLSGLRAVADLTPPVPAAVTRLAQGLFDEESGTVTDPLAPDREAAPAVDTADPAAAATAPEGAGTA encoded by the coding sequence GTGCAGCGCATCCGACTGCGCTACACCAAGCGGGGCCGCCTCCGGTTCACCAGTCACAGAGACTTCCAGCGTGCCTTCGAGCGGGCACTGCGCCGCTCCGAGGTGCCCATGGCCTACTCGGCCGGCTTCACCCCGCACCCGAAGGTGTCGTACGCCAACGCCGCTCCCACGGGCACGGGCAGCGAGGCCGAGTTCCTGGAGATCGCCCTCACCGAGGCGCGGGATCCCGGCACCCTCCGCGAACTGCTCGACGCGTCGATGCCCGACGGCCTCGACGTCATCGACGCCGTGGAGGCCCGGACCTCCGGCCTCGCCGACCGGCTGACCGCCTCCGTGTGGGAGATGCGGCTGGACGGCGTGGCGGCCGAGGACGCGGAGAAGGCCGTCGTCGCCTTCATGGGCGCCGAGACCGTCGAGGTCCAGCGCCGTGCCAAGAACGGCATGAGGACCTTCGACGCCCGCGCCGCCGTCGTCGATCTGCAGGCCCTTGATCCACAGCCTGATAGGTCCGGGGACAGGCCCTGTGCGATACTGCGGCTGGTAGTACGGCACGTGACACCTGCCGTGCGACCCGACGACGTCCTGTCCGGTCTCCGAGCTGTGGCCGACCTAACGCCGCCGGTCCCCGCAGCGGTGACCAGGCTGGCGCAGGGGCTCTTCGACGAGGAGTCCGGCACGGTGACCGACCCGCTCGCGCCCGACCGCGAGGCAGCCCCGGCCGTTGACACGGCCGATCCGGCCGCCGCCGCGACGGCGCCGGAAGGTGCAGGTACCGCGTAA